Genomic DNA from Chitinivibrionales bacterium:
GGGTGACCGTCACGATCGTGGTCTTGAATTCATCATGAATACGGTCGAGGGCTTTTTGGAGTAACTCCTGATGATAGGGATCCAGGAACGTCCCGGGTTCATCAAGAAGGAGCACCCCGGCCTGTTGCGCCACGGCTCCGGCGAGAAAGACACGCTGCATCTCTCCCCCGCTGAGAGCATACATCCGTCGGTCTGCAAAGGAAGACATCCCCACGATTGCCAGAGCGTCATCAACAATGCGCTTGTCCTGCTTCGATGGAATCGACATGAGCCCCTGATAGGGAAACCGCCCCATCATGACATACTCCCGCACACTGAACGGGTATATCCCCGAATGAATCTGCGGAACATAGGCGATAAATTGCGCCAGTGATCGCTGTGAAATGCTGTTCAGCGATTCGCCGTCAACTGCAATTGAATCGAATACGCCTTTTTCAAGCCCGGCCATACACCGGATAAGTGTCGACTTCCCCGCACCATTCCGTCCGATAATCCCCCACCGCTCTCCCCGACGAGCAGTGAAATCAATCCCCTTCAGGATCGGCTGGCCGTTGTAGTTAAAGGTGAGATTTGTGATTGTGACGGTCATGTTTTTTTTGGGATGATTGGTAATAATAATAGTTCTATTGATAATAGGAGTTGCACGTATGATTTAAGATTCTGGAAGGGGCTAGACAGCCCCTTAAACCCAGCTTGGAAAATGCTTTTCCTGAAAGCCCAACCCCCCGGGCTCCGCCCTCCCCCCACACTTGGGGGGCTAAAGGCAATACTGAACCGGATATTCTTTGCTTGTTCGCTTTCATCGTTATCGTGCTCGTTGTCATTTATCGTCTTCTTCTTTCCCGTTTCCTCACCAGATTTCCGCTCCCTGCTTTTTCATGGCCCGAAAAAGGACCCACAGAAAAAACGGGCCGCCCAACAGGGCGGTCACTACACCCACCGGCATTTCGGAGGGGGCGGCGATTGTTCGGGCGAAGGTGTCGCAGACCACTAAAAAGGTACCGCCGAAAATAAAAGACGCCAGGCCCAGTATCCGATGGTCATACCCGAACAGCATTCTGCAGATATGGGGGGCCATGATTCCCACAAAGCCGATAGGGCCGCAGATCGAAACGACCAGACTGACAGTCAGCGATGCGCCGAAAAAGAGGAGGAGC
This window encodes:
- a CDS encoding ATP-binding cassette domain-containing protein, which encodes MTVTITNLTFNYNGQPILKGIDFTARRGERWGIIGRNGAGKSTLIRCMAGLEKGVFDSIAVDGESLNSISQRSLAQFIAYVPQIHSGIYPFSVREYVMMGRFPYQGLMSIPSKQDKRIVDDALAIVGMSSFADRRMYALSGGEMQRVFLAGAVAQQAGVLLLDEPGTFLDPYHQELLQKALDRIHDEFKTTIVTVTHDINDALGHYSKILALVDGSVYFKGPSTELMADSTKQLKEIYGVTFTKINDTKRQISLVIPSG